The Zonotrichia leucophrys gambelii isolate GWCS_2022_RI chromosome 23, RI_Zleu_2.0, whole genome shotgun sequence genome includes a region encoding these proteins:
- the SRRM1 gene encoding serine/arginine repetitive matrix protein 1 isoform X3, translating to MDAGFFRGTSAEQDNRFSNKQKKLLKQLKFAECLEKKVDMSKVNLEVIKPWITKRVTEILGFEDDVVIEFIFNQLEVKNPDSKMMQINLTGFLNGKNAREFMGELWPLLLSAQENIAGIPTAFLELKKEEIKQRQIEQEKLASMKKQDEDKEKRDKEDKDNREKRDRSRSPRRRKSRSPSPRRRSSPVRRERKRSHSRSPHHRTKSRSATPAPEKKEATPEPEPSVKPKETIVQEAASNSDIPKAPKPEPPVPETKETSPERNSKKEREREREREKEKEKTRQRSPSRSKSRSRSRSRSPSHSRPRRRHRSRSRRRPSPRRRPSPRRRSPPRRMPPPPRHRRSRSPVRRRRRSSASLSGSSSSSSSSRSRSPPKKAPKRPVSSPPRKTRRLSPSASPPRRRHRPSPPGSPPAKPRRSPTPQQSNRARKSRGSVSPSRASAPKHKSTEKRESPSPAPKPRKAELSESEEDKGGKMAAADSVQQRRQYRRQNQQSSSDSGSSSSSEEERPKRSNVKNGEVGRRHRHSHSRSPSPRKRQKDSSPRMQMEKRWQSPVMKSRRRRSPSPPPARRRRSPSPAPPPRRRRSPSPPRRRSPSPPPRRRSPSPRRYSPPIQRRYSPSPPPKRRTASPPPPPKRRASPSPQSKRRVSHSPPPKQRSSPTAKRRSPSVSSKHRKGSPPSRSNRETRSPPQNKRHSPSPRPRASHPSSSPLAPRRGASASPQRRQSPSPSSRPIRRVSRTPEPKKTKASSPSPRRASSSRSASASPEVAPKKHPGPASPARSRSPSANWSPAKKAKSPTQSPSPARNSDQEGGGKKKKKKKDKKHKKDKKHKKHKKHKKEKAAAAAVAAAVAPADTTSAQGEQEAETEPKKETESEPEDNLDDLEKHLREKALRSMRKAQVSPPS from the exons ATGGACGCCGGGTTCTTCCGC ggaaccagtgcagagcaggacaatcgCTTCAGCAACAAGCAGAAGAAGCTGTTGAAGCAGTTGAAGTTTGCAGAATGCTTAGAAAAGAAG GTGGACATGAGCAAAGTAAATCTGGAAGTAATCAAACCTTGGATAACAAAACGAGTAACAGAAATCCTTGGATTTGAAGATGATGTAGTAATTGAATTTATATTCAACCAGTTGGAAGTGAAG AACCCAGATTCCAAAATGATGCAAATCAACCTGACTGGTTTTTTGAATGGGAAAAATGCTAGGGAGTTCATGGGAGAACTGTGGCCACTGCTATTAAGTGCACAAGAAAACATTGCTGGTATTCCAACTGCATTTCTGGaactgaagaaagaagaaataaaacaacgACAG ATAGAGCAGGAGAAACTGGCTTCCATGAAGAAACAAGATGAAGACaaagagaagagagataagGAAGACAAAGACAACAGAGAGAAGAGAGACAGATCCAGAAGTCCAAGAAG aCGCAAGTCCCGCTCTCCCTCCCCGCGGCGCCGATCGTCTCCCGTGCGCCGCGAGCGGAAGCGCAGCCACTCGCGCTCCCCCCACCACCGCACCAAGAGccgcagtgccacccctgcccccGAGAAGAAAGAGGCCACTCCTGAGCCAGAGCCCTCCGTGAaaccaaaggagaccattgtgcaAGAGGCAGCTTCAAACAG TGATATCCCAAAAGCTCCTAAACCTGAACCACCTGTACCAGAGACTAAGGAAACTTCACCAGAACGTAATTCAAAGAAGGAGAGGGAgcgggagagggagagggagaaggagaaggagaagactCGTCAGAGATCCCCATCTCGGTCCAAGTCCAGGTCAAGGTCCCGGTCCCGTTCTCCGTCTCATTCCCGACCCAGAAGGCGCCATAGATCACGGTCAAG AAGGCGACCCAGCCCGCGGCGCCGGCCGTCCCCGCGCAGGAGGAGCCCGCCCCGCAGGATGCCTCCCCCCcccaggcacaggaggagcagatCCCCCGTCAGGCG GAGAAGACGCTCCTCGGCCTCGCTGTccggcagcagctcctcctcgtCCTCGTCGCGCTCCCGCTCTCCACCAAAGAAGGCTCCCAAGAGACCCGTGTCCAGCCCGCCCCGCAAAACGCGCCGGCTCTccccctctgccagcccccCCCGGCGCCGCCACCGGCCCTCGCCCCCCGGCAGCCCCCCGGCCAAGCCGCGCCGCTCGCCCACGCCCCAGCAGTCCAACCGCGCCCGCAAGAGCCGCGGCTCCGTCTCGCCCAGCAGGGCCTCAG CGCCCAAACATAAGAGTACTGAGAAAAGAGAGTCTCCTTCGCCAGCACCCAAGCCCAGGAAAGCAGAATTGTCAGAATCAG AAGAAGACAAAGGAGGCAAAATGGCTGCAGCAGATTCTGTCCAACAGAGGCGTCAGTACAGGAGGCAAAATCAACAGTCTTCATCTG ATTCTGGTTCTTCATCTTCCTCAGAAGAGGAGAGGCCCAAGAGGTCGAACGTGAAGAACGGGGAGGTGGGCAGGCGCCACCGGCACTCGCACTCGCGCAGCCCCTCGCCCCGCAAGCGCCAGAAGGATTCCTCCCCTCG GATGCAGATGGAAAAGAGGTGGCAATCACCAGTGATGAAAAG caggaggaggaggagcccctCGCCGCCCCCCGCGCGCCGGCGCCGCTCCCCTTCCCCGGCGCCCCCgccccggcgccgccgctcGCCGTCCCCGCCTCGCCGAAG GTCTCCATCACCGCCCCCGCGCAGACGTTCTCCCTCTCCACGCAGATACTCCCCCCCGATCCAGAGGCGCTATTCCCCATCTCCCCCTCCCAAGAGGAGaacagcttctcctcctccccctcccaaaAGAAGggcctccccttccccccagtCCAAGCGCAGAGTCTCCCACTCCCCACCGCCCAAACAGAGGAGCTCCCCCACTGCCAAGCGGCGCTCCCCTTCCGTGTCTTCCAAGCACAGGAAGGGGTCTCCCCCCAGCAGATCCAACAGGGAAACACGTTCTCCACCACAAAACAAAAGGCATTCACCTTCACCACGGCCTCGAGCTTCCCACCCCTCCTCCAGCCCTCTGGCGCCGCGCCGGGGAGCGTCGGCGTCGCCGCAGAGGAGACAGTCAccctcacccagcagcaggCCCATCAGGAGGGTGTCCAGAACGCCAGAGCCCAAGAAAACAAA GgcttccagccccagcccccggcGCGCGTCCTCGTCCCGCTCTGCGTCAGCGTCCCCTGAGGTGGCTCCCAAAAAGCACCCAGGGCCTGCATCTCCCGCCCGCTCTCGCTCTCCCTCTGCAAACTGGTCACCTGCAAAAAAGGCCAAGAGCCCAACTCAGAGCCCATCACCTGCCAGG AATTCAGATCAAGAAGGTGGtggcaagaagaagaagaaaaagaaggataAGAAGcataaaaaggataaaaagcacaagaaacacaaaaagcataagaaggagaaggcagcagcagctgcagtagctgctgctgtggctccagCAGACACCacctcagcacagggagagcaggaagcAGAGACAGAACCCAAAAAG GAGACAGAGAGCGAACCCGAGGACAACCTGGATGACCTCGAGAAGCACCTGCGGGAGAAGGCACTGAGGTCCATGAGGAAGGCGCAGGTGTCCCCCCCCTCCTAG
- the SRRM1 gene encoding serine/arginine repetitive matrix protein 1 isoform X7 gives MDAGFFRGTSAEQDNRFSNKQKKLLKQLKFAECLEKKVDMSKVNLEVIKPWITKRVTEILGFEDDVVIEFIFNQLEVKNPDSKMMQINLTGFLNGKNAREFMGELWPLLLSAQENIAGIPTAFLELKKEEIKQRQIEQEKLASMKKQDEDKEKRDKEDKDNREKRDRSRSPRRRKSRSPSPRRRSSPVRRERKRSHSRSPHHRTKSRSATPAPEKKEATPEPEPSVKPKETIVQEAASNSDIPKAPKPEPPVPETKETSPERNSKKEREREREREKEKEKTRQRSPSRSKSRSRSRSRSPSHSRPRRRHRSRSRRRPSPRRRPSPRRRSPPRRMPPPPRHRRSRSPVRRRRRSSASLSGSSSSSSSSRSRSPPKKAPKRPVSSPPRKTRRLSPSASPPRRRHRPSPPGSPPAKPRRSPTPQQSNRARKSRGSVSPSRASAPKHKSTEKRESPSPAPKPRKAELSESEEDKGGKMAAADSVQQRRQYRRQNQQSSSDSGSSSSSEEERPKRSNVKNGEVGRRHRHSHSRSPSPRKRQKDSSPRRRRRSPSPPPARRRRSPSPAPPPRRRRSPSPPRRRSPSPPPRRRSPSPRRYSPPIQRRYSPSPPPKRRTASPPPPPKRRASPSPQSKRRVSHSPPPKQRSSPTAKRRSPSVSSKHRKGSPPSRSNRETRSPPQNKRHSPSPRPRASHPSSSPLAPRRGASASPQRRQSPSPSSRPIRRVSRTPEPKKTKASSPSPRRASSSRSASASPEVAPKKHPGPASPARSRSPSANWSPAKKAKSPTQSPSPARNSDQEGGGKKKKKKKDKKHKKDKKHKKHKKHKKEKAAAAAVAAAVAPADTTSAQGEQEAETEPKKETESEPEDNLDDLEKHLREKALRSMRKAQVSPPS, from the exons ATGGACGCCGGGTTCTTCCGC ggaaccagtgcagagcaggacaatcgCTTCAGCAACAAGCAGAAGAAGCTGTTGAAGCAGTTGAAGTTTGCAGAATGCTTAGAAAAGAAG GTGGACATGAGCAAAGTAAATCTGGAAGTAATCAAACCTTGGATAACAAAACGAGTAACAGAAATCCTTGGATTTGAAGATGATGTAGTAATTGAATTTATATTCAACCAGTTGGAAGTGAAG AACCCAGATTCCAAAATGATGCAAATCAACCTGACTGGTTTTTTGAATGGGAAAAATGCTAGGGAGTTCATGGGAGAACTGTGGCCACTGCTATTAAGTGCACAAGAAAACATTGCTGGTATTCCAACTGCATTTCTGGaactgaagaaagaagaaataaaacaacgACAG ATAGAGCAGGAGAAACTGGCTTCCATGAAGAAACAAGATGAAGACaaagagaagagagataagGAAGACAAAGACAACAGAGAGAAGAGAGACAGATCCAGAAGTCCAAGAAG aCGCAAGTCCCGCTCTCCCTCCCCGCGGCGCCGATCGTCTCCCGTGCGCCGCGAGCGGAAGCGCAGCCACTCGCGCTCCCCCCACCACCGCACCAAGAGccgcagtgccacccctgcccccGAGAAGAAAGAGGCCACTCCTGAGCCAGAGCCCTCCGTGAaaccaaaggagaccattgtgcaAGAGGCAGCTTCAAACAG TGATATCCCAAAAGCTCCTAAACCTGAACCACCTGTACCAGAGACTAAGGAAACTTCACCAGAACGTAATTCAAAGAAGGAGAGGGAgcgggagagggagagggagaaggagaaggagaagactCGTCAGAGATCCCCATCTCGGTCCAAGTCCAGGTCAAGGTCCCGGTCCCGTTCTCCGTCTCATTCCCGACCCAGAAGGCGCCATAGATCACGGTCAAG AAGGCGACCCAGCCCGCGGCGCCGGCCGTCCCCGCGCAGGAGGAGCCCGCCCCGCAGGATGCCTCCCCCCcccaggcacaggaggagcagatCCCCCGTCAGGCG GAGAAGACGCTCCTCGGCCTCGCTGTccggcagcagctcctcctcgtCCTCGTCGCGCTCCCGCTCTCCACCAAAGAAGGCTCCCAAGAGACCCGTGTCCAGCCCGCCCCGCAAAACGCGCCGGCTCTccccctctgccagcccccCCCGGCGCCGCCACCGGCCCTCGCCCCCCGGCAGCCCCCCGGCCAAGCCGCGCCGCTCGCCCACGCCCCAGCAGTCCAACCGCGCCCGCAAGAGCCGCGGCTCCGTCTCGCCCAGCAGGGCCTCAG CGCCCAAACATAAGAGTACTGAGAAAAGAGAGTCTCCTTCGCCAGCACCCAAGCCCAGGAAAGCAGAATTGTCAGAATCAG AAGAAGACAAAGGAGGCAAAATGGCTGCAGCAGATTCTGTCCAACAGAGGCGTCAGTACAGGAGGCAAAATCAACAGTCTTCATCTG ATTCTGGTTCTTCATCTTCCTCAGAAGAGGAGAGGCCCAAGAGGTCGAACGTGAAGAACGGGGAGGTGGGCAGGCGCCACCGGCACTCGCACTCGCGCAGCCCCTCGCCCCGCAAGCGCCAGAAGGATTCCTCCCCTCG caggaggaggaggagcccctCGCCGCCCCCCGCGCGCCGGCGCCGCTCCCCTTCCCCGGCGCCCCCgccccggcgccgccgctcGCCGTCCCCGCCTCGCCGAAG GTCTCCATCACCGCCCCCGCGCAGACGTTCTCCCTCTCCACGCAGATACTCCCCCCCGATCCAGAGGCGCTATTCCCCATCTCCCCCTCCCAAGAGGAGaacagcttctcctcctccccctcccaaaAGAAGggcctccccttccccccagtCCAAGCGCAGAGTCTCCCACTCCCCACCGCCCAAACAGAGGAGCTCCCCCACTGCCAAGCGGCGCTCCCCTTCCGTGTCTTCCAAGCACAGGAAGGGGTCTCCCCCCAGCAGATCCAACAGGGAAACACGTTCTCCACCACAAAACAAAAGGCATTCACCTTCACCACGGCCTCGAGCTTCCCACCCCTCCTCCAGCCCTCTGGCGCCGCGCCGGGGAGCGTCGGCGTCGCCGCAGAGGAGACAGTCAccctcacccagcagcaggCCCATCAGGAGGGTGTCCAGAACGCCAGAGCCCAAGAAAACAAA GgcttccagccccagcccccggcGCGCGTCCTCGTCCCGCTCTGCGTCAGCGTCCCCTGAGGTGGCTCCCAAAAAGCACCCAGGGCCTGCATCTCCCGCCCGCTCTCGCTCTCCCTCTGCAAACTGGTCACCTGCAAAAAAGGCCAAGAGCCCAACTCAGAGCCCATCACCTGCCAGG AATTCAGATCAAGAAGGTGGtggcaagaagaagaagaaaaagaaggataAGAAGcataaaaaggataaaaagcacaagaaacacaaaaagcataagaaggagaaggcagcagcagctgcagtagctgctgctgtggctccagCAGACACCacctcagcacagggagagcaggaagcAGAGACAGAACCCAAAAAG GAGACAGAGAGCGAACCCGAGGACAACCTGGATGACCTCGAGAAGCACCTGCGGGAGAAGGCACTGAGGTCCATGAGGAAGGCGCAGGTGTCCCCCCCCTCCTAG
- the SRRM1 gene encoding serine/arginine repetitive matrix protein 1 isoform X6 produces the protein MDAGFFRGTSAEQDNRFSNKQKKLLKQLKFAECLEKKVDMSKVNLEVIKPWITKRVTEILGFEDDVVIEFIFNQLEVKNPDSKMMQINLTGFLNGKNAREFMGELWPLLLSAQENIAGIPTAFLELKKEEIKQRQIEQEKLASMKKQDEDKEKRDKEDKDNREKRDRSRSPRRRKSRSPSPRRRSSPVRRERKRSHSRSPHHRTKSRSATPAPEKKEATPEPEPSVKPKETIVQEAASNSDIPKAPKPEPPVPETKETSPERNSKKEREREREREKEKEKTRQRSPSRSKSRSRSRSRSPSHSRPRRRHRSRSRSYSPRRRPSPRRRPSPRRRSPPRRMPPPPRHRRSRSPVRRRRRSSASLSGSSSSSSSSRSRSPPKKAPKRPVSSPPRKTRRLSPSASPPRRRHRPSPPGSPPAKPRRSPTPQQSNRARKSRGSVSPSRASAPKHKSTEKRESPSPAPKPRKAELSESEEDKGGKMAAADSVQQRRQYRRQNQQSSSDSGSSSSSEEERPKRSNVKNGEVGRRHRHSHSRSPSPRKRQKDSSPRRRRSPSPPPARRRRSPSPAPPPRRRRSPSPPRRRSPSPPPRRRSPSPRRYSPPIQRRYSPSPPPKRRTASPPPPPKRRASPSPQSKRRVSHSPPPKQRSSPTAKRRSPSVSSKHRKGSPPSRSNRETRSPPQNKRHSPSPRPRASHPSSSPLAPRRGASASPQRRQSPSPSSRPIRRVSRTPEPKKTKASSPSPRRASSSRSASASPEVAPKKHPGPASPARSRSPSANWSPAKKAKSPTQSPSPARNSDQEGGGKKKKKKKDKKHKKDKKHKKHKKHKKEKAAAAAVAAAVAPADTTSAQGEQEAETEPKKETESEPEDNLDDLEKHLREKALRSMRKAQVSPPS, from the exons ATGGACGCCGGGTTCTTCCGC ggaaccagtgcagagcaggacaatcgCTTCAGCAACAAGCAGAAGAAGCTGTTGAAGCAGTTGAAGTTTGCAGAATGCTTAGAAAAGAAG GTGGACATGAGCAAAGTAAATCTGGAAGTAATCAAACCTTGGATAACAAAACGAGTAACAGAAATCCTTGGATTTGAAGATGATGTAGTAATTGAATTTATATTCAACCAGTTGGAAGTGAAG AACCCAGATTCCAAAATGATGCAAATCAACCTGACTGGTTTTTTGAATGGGAAAAATGCTAGGGAGTTCATGGGAGAACTGTGGCCACTGCTATTAAGTGCACAAGAAAACATTGCTGGTATTCCAACTGCATTTCTGGaactgaagaaagaagaaataaaacaacgACAG ATAGAGCAGGAGAAACTGGCTTCCATGAAGAAACAAGATGAAGACaaagagaagagagataagGAAGACAAAGACAACAGAGAGAAGAGAGACAGATCCAGAAGTCCAAGAAG aCGCAAGTCCCGCTCTCCCTCCCCGCGGCGCCGATCGTCTCCCGTGCGCCGCGAGCGGAAGCGCAGCCACTCGCGCTCCCCCCACCACCGCACCAAGAGccgcagtgccacccctgcccccGAGAAGAAAGAGGCCACTCCTGAGCCAGAGCCCTCCGTGAaaccaaaggagaccattgtgcaAGAGGCAGCTTCAAACAG TGATATCCCAAAAGCTCCTAAACCTGAACCACCTGTACCAGAGACTAAGGAAACTTCACCAGAACGTAATTCAAAGAAGGAGAGGGAgcgggagagggagagggagaaggagaaggagaagactCGTCAGAGATCCCCATCTCGGTCCAAGTCCAGGTCAAGGTCCCGGTCCCGTTCTCCGTCTCATTCCCGACCCAGAAGGCGCCATAGATCACGGTCAAG GTCTTACTCCCCTAGAAGGCGACCCAGCCCGCGGCGCCGGCCGTCCCCGCGCAGGAGGAGCCCGCCCCGCAGGATGCCTCCCCCCcccaggcacaggaggagcagatCCCCCGTCAGGCG GAGAAGACGCTCCTCGGCCTCGCTGTccggcagcagctcctcctcgtCCTCGTCGCGCTCCCGCTCTCCACCAAAGAAGGCTCCCAAGAGACCCGTGTCCAGCCCGCCCCGCAAAACGCGCCGGCTCTccccctctgccagcccccCCCGGCGCCGCCACCGGCCCTCGCCCCCCGGCAGCCCCCCGGCCAAGCCGCGCCGCTCGCCCACGCCCCAGCAGTCCAACCGCGCCCGCAAGAGCCGCGGCTCCGTCTCGCCCAGCAGGGCCTCAG CGCCCAAACATAAGAGTACTGAGAAAAGAGAGTCTCCTTCGCCAGCACCCAAGCCCAGGAAAGCAGAATTGTCAGAATCAG AAGAAGACAAAGGAGGCAAAATGGCTGCAGCAGATTCTGTCCAACAGAGGCGTCAGTACAGGAGGCAAAATCAACAGTCTTCATCTG ATTCTGGTTCTTCATCTTCCTCAGAAGAGGAGAGGCCCAAGAGGTCGAACGTGAAGAACGGGGAGGTGGGCAGGCGCCACCGGCACTCGCACTCGCGCAGCCCCTCGCCCCGCAAGCGCCAGAAGGATTCCTCCCCTCG gaggaggaggagcccctCGCCGCCCCCCGCGCGCCGGCGCCGCTCCCCTTCCCCGGCGCCCCCgccccggcgccgccgctcGCCGTCCCCGCCTCGCCGAAG GTCTCCATCACCGCCCCCGCGCAGACGTTCTCCCTCTCCACGCAGATACTCCCCCCCGATCCAGAGGCGCTATTCCCCATCTCCCCCTCCCAAGAGGAGaacagcttctcctcctccccctcccaaaAGAAGggcctccccttccccccagtCCAAGCGCAGAGTCTCCCACTCCCCACCGCCCAAACAGAGGAGCTCCCCCACTGCCAAGCGGCGCTCCCCTTCCGTGTCTTCCAAGCACAGGAAGGGGTCTCCCCCCAGCAGATCCAACAGGGAAACACGTTCTCCACCACAAAACAAAAGGCATTCACCTTCACCACGGCCTCGAGCTTCCCACCCCTCCTCCAGCCCTCTGGCGCCGCGCCGGGGAGCGTCGGCGTCGCCGCAGAGGAGACAGTCAccctcacccagcagcaggCCCATCAGGAGGGTGTCCAGAACGCCAGAGCCCAAGAAAACAAA GgcttccagccccagcccccggcGCGCGTCCTCGTCCCGCTCTGCGTCAGCGTCCCCTGAGGTGGCTCCCAAAAAGCACCCAGGGCCTGCATCTCCCGCCCGCTCTCGCTCTCCCTCTGCAAACTGGTCACCTGCAAAAAAGGCCAAGAGCCCAACTCAGAGCCCATCACCTGCCAGG AATTCAGATCAAGAAGGTGGtggcaagaagaagaagaaaaagaaggataAGAAGcataaaaaggataaaaagcacaagaaacacaaaaagcataagaaggagaaggcagcagcagctgcagtagctgctgctgtggctccagCAGACACCacctcagcacagggagagcaggaagcAGAGACAGAACCCAAAAAG GAGACAGAGAGCGAACCCGAGGACAACCTGGATGACCTCGAGAAGCACCTGCGGGAGAAGGCACTGAGGTCCATGAGGAAGGCGCAGGTGTCCCCCCCCTCCTAG
- the SRRM1 gene encoding serine/arginine repetitive matrix protein 1 isoform X1 produces MDAGFFRGTSAEQDNRFSNKQKKLLKQLKFAECLEKKVDMSKVNLEVIKPWITKRVTEILGFEDDVVIEFIFNQLEVKNPDSKMMQINLTGFLNGKNAREFMGELWPLLLSAQENIAGIPTAFLELKKEEIKQRQIEQEKLASMKKQDEDKEKRDKEDKDNREKRDRSRSPRRRKSRSPSPRRRSSPVRRERKRSHSRSPHHRTKSRSATPAPEKKEATPEPEPSVKPKETIVQEAASNSDIPKAPKPEPPVPETKETSPERNSKKEREREREREKEKEKTRQRSPSRSKSRSRSRSRSPSHSRPRRRHRSRSRSYSPRRRPSPRRRPSPRRRSPPRRMPPPPRHRRSRSPVRRRRRSSASLSGSSSSSSSSRSRSPPKKAPKRPVSSPPRKTRRLSPSASPPRRRHRPSPPGSPPAKPRRSPTPQQSNRARKSRGSVSPSRASAPKHKSTEKRESPSPAPKPRKAELSESEEDKGGKMAAADSVQQRRQYRRQNQQSSSDSGSSSSSEEERPKRSNVKNGEVGRRHRHSHSRSPSPRKRQKDSSPRMQMEKRWQSPVMKSRRRRSPSPPPARRRRSPSPAPPPRRRRSPSPPRRRSPSPPPRRRSPSPRRYSPPIQRRYSPSPPPKRRTASPPPPPKRRASPSPQSKRRVSHSPPPKQRSSPTAKRRSPSVSSKHRKGSPPSRSNRETRSPPQNKRHSPSPRPRASHPSSSPLAPRRGASASPQRRQSPSPSSRPIRRVSRTPEPKKTKASSPSPRRASSSRSASASPEVAPKKHPGPASPARSRSPSANWSPAKKAKSPTQSPSPARNSDQEGGGKKKKKKKDKKHKKDKKHKKHKKHKKEKAAAAAVAAAVAPADTTSAQGEQEAETEPKKETESEPEDNLDDLEKHLREKALRSMRKAQVSPPS; encoded by the exons ATGGACGCCGGGTTCTTCCGC ggaaccagtgcagagcaggacaatcgCTTCAGCAACAAGCAGAAGAAGCTGTTGAAGCAGTTGAAGTTTGCAGAATGCTTAGAAAAGAAG GTGGACATGAGCAAAGTAAATCTGGAAGTAATCAAACCTTGGATAACAAAACGAGTAACAGAAATCCTTGGATTTGAAGATGATGTAGTAATTGAATTTATATTCAACCAGTTGGAAGTGAAG AACCCAGATTCCAAAATGATGCAAATCAACCTGACTGGTTTTTTGAATGGGAAAAATGCTAGGGAGTTCATGGGAGAACTGTGGCCACTGCTATTAAGTGCACAAGAAAACATTGCTGGTATTCCAACTGCATTTCTGGaactgaagaaagaagaaataaaacaacgACAG ATAGAGCAGGAGAAACTGGCTTCCATGAAGAAACAAGATGAAGACaaagagaagagagataagGAAGACAAAGACAACAGAGAGAAGAGAGACAGATCCAGAAGTCCAAGAAG aCGCAAGTCCCGCTCTCCCTCCCCGCGGCGCCGATCGTCTCCCGTGCGCCGCGAGCGGAAGCGCAGCCACTCGCGCTCCCCCCACCACCGCACCAAGAGccgcagtgccacccctgcccccGAGAAGAAAGAGGCCACTCCTGAGCCAGAGCCCTCCGTGAaaccaaaggagaccattgtgcaAGAGGCAGCTTCAAACAG TGATATCCCAAAAGCTCCTAAACCTGAACCACCTGTACCAGAGACTAAGGAAACTTCACCAGAACGTAATTCAAAGAAGGAGAGGGAgcgggagagggagagggagaaggagaaggagaagactCGTCAGAGATCCCCATCTCGGTCCAAGTCCAGGTCAAGGTCCCGGTCCCGTTCTCCGTCTCATTCCCGACCCAGAAGGCGCCATAGATCACGGTCAAG GTCTTACTCCCCTAGAAGGCGACCCAGCCCGCGGCGCCGGCCGTCCCCGCGCAGGAGGAGCCCGCCCCGCAGGATGCCTCCCCCCcccaggcacaggaggagcagatCCCCCGTCAGGCG GAGAAGACGCTCCTCGGCCTCGCTGTccggcagcagctcctcctcgtCCTCGTCGCGCTCCCGCTCTCCACCAAAGAAGGCTCCCAAGAGACCCGTGTCCAGCCCGCCCCGCAAAACGCGCCGGCTCTccccctctgccagcccccCCCGGCGCCGCCACCGGCCCTCGCCCCCCGGCAGCCCCCCGGCCAAGCCGCGCCGCTCGCCCACGCCCCAGCAGTCCAACCGCGCCCGCAAGAGCCGCGGCTCCGTCTCGCCCAGCAGGGCCTCAG CGCCCAAACATAAGAGTACTGAGAAAAGAGAGTCTCCTTCGCCAGCACCCAAGCCCAGGAAAGCAGAATTGTCAGAATCAG AAGAAGACAAAGGAGGCAAAATGGCTGCAGCAGATTCTGTCCAACAGAGGCGTCAGTACAGGAGGCAAAATCAACAGTCTTCATCTG ATTCTGGTTCTTCATCTTCCTCAGAAGAGGAGAGGCCCAAGAGGTCGAACGTGAAGAACGGGGAGGTGGGCAGGCGCCACCGGCACTCGCACTCGCGCAGCCCCTCGCCCCGCAAGCGCCAGAAGGATTCCTCCCCTCG GATGCAGATGGAAAAGAGGTGGCAATCACCAGTGATGAAAAG caggaggaggaggagcccctCGCCGCCCCCCGCGCGCCGGCGCCGCTCCCCTTCCCCGGCGCCCCCgccccggcgccgccgctcGCCGTCCCCGCCTCGCCGAAG GTCTCCATCACCGCCCCCGCGCAGACGTTCTCCCTCTCCACGCAGATACTCCCCCCCGATCCAGAGGCGCTATTCCCCATCTCCCCCTCCCAAGAGGAGaacagcttctcctcctccccctcccaaaAGAAGggcctccccttccccccagtCCAAGCGCAGAGTCTCCCACTCCCCACCGCCCAAACAGAGGAGCTCCCCCACTGCCAAGCGGCGCTCCCCTTCCGTGTCTTCCAAGCACAGGAAGGGGTCTCCCCCCAGCAGATCCAACAGGGAAACACGTTCTCCACCACAAAACAAAAGGCATTCACCTTCACCACGGCCTCGAGCTTCCCACCCCTCCTCCAGCCCTCTGGCGCCGCGCCGGGGAGCGTCGGCGTCGCCGCAGAGGAGACAGTCAccctcacccagcagcaggCCCATCAGGAGGGTGTCCAGAACGCCAGAGCCCAAGAAAACAAA GgcttccagccccagcccccggcGCGCGTCCTCGTCCCGCTCTGCGTCAGCGTCCCCTGAGGTGGCTCCCAAAAAGCACCCAGGGCCTGCATCTCCCGCCCGCTCTCGCTCTCCCTCTGCAAACTGGTCACCTGCAAAAAAGGCCAAGAGCCCAACTCAGAGCCCATCACCTGCCAGG AATTCAGATCAAGAAGGTGGtggcaagaagaagaagaaaaagaaggataAGAAGcataaaaaggataaaaagcacaagaaacacaaaaagcataagaaggagaaggcagcagcagctgcagtagctgctgctgtggctccagCAGACACCacctcagcacagggagagcaggaagcAGAGACAGAACCCAAAAAG GAGACAGAGAGCGAACCCGAGGACAACCTGGATGACCTCGAGAAGCACCTGCGGGAGAAGGCACTGAGGTCCATGAGGAAGGCGCAGGTGTCCCCCCCCTCCTAG